A genomic stretch from Chitinophaga lutea includes:
- a CDS encoding FecR family protein — translation MEHQYHNAEDFLLDDSFLRYRMGVDKEAVQYWEGWLAAHPEKQPAFEEACRIFEVLNGRQGRLDIEVSRFRGLLQEHVEQQTAAAAKITRIRWWRVAAAAVLLLSASVAGWKLLYKAEEPGQDAVVAAAGNDVLPGRSRAQLVMGDGKAVELDEMSEQALHEKDGTRIGKKKGHVVYDAADGTDGEIIYNTLTTPRGGEYKVTLPDGSQVWMNAGSSLRFPTRFTGKERTVYLTGEAYFEVAQNAAQPFQVRMANGLKVAVLGTGFNIMAYEDENAVNTTLVTGKVKVISPDGKDVVLSPSQQAILSRENGQLKVEEANVDKVIAWKGGMFEFDDDDISAVMRQLSRWYDVEVKFSGPVPNKHYTGSIRKLSTLSQALRILKTAGIRFSIEGRQIIVEAQQ, via the coding sequence ATGGAGCATCAATATCACAATGCAGAGGACTTCCTGTTGGATGATTCTTTTCTGCGCTACCGTATGGGAGTAGATAAAGAGGCGGTGCAATACTGGGAGGGATGGCTGGCCGCTCACCCGGAAAAACAGCCGGCTTTTGAGGAGGCCTGCCGGATATTCGAGGTGCTGAACGGCCGTCAGGGTCGGCTGGATATTGAAGTAAGCCGTTTCAGGGGGTTGCTGCAGGAACATGTTGAACAACAAACTGCTGCGGCGGCAAAAATAACGCGTATCCGCTGGTGGCGTGTGGCTGCAGCGGCGGTGCTGCTGCTGTCGGCATCCGTTGCGGGGTGGAAGCTGCTGTATAAAGCGGAGGAGCCGGGGCAGGATGCAGTGGTGGCCGCCGCCGGGAATGACGTATTACCGGGCAGGTCAAGAGCGCAACTGGTGATGGGAGACGGTAAGGCGGTGGAGTTGGACGAAATGAGCGAACAGGCGTTGCACGAAAAGGATGGCACACGCATCGGTAAAAAGAAAGGCCATGTGGTGTATGATGCCGCTGACGGAACGGACGGGGAGATTATTTACAACACGCTCACCACCCCCCGGGGCGGAGAATACAAAGTAACGTTGCCGGACGGTTCGCAGGTATGGATGAATGCAGGTTCTTCCCTTCGTTTCCCGACAAGGTTCACAGGCAAAGAGAGGACCGTTTACCTCACGGGGGAAGCTTATTTTGAGGTGGCGCAAAACGCTGCTCAGCCCTTCCAGGTCCGGATGGCGAACGGGCTGAAAGTTGCCGTATTGGGAACCGGCTTCAATATCATGGCTTATGAAGATGAGAACGCCGTCAACACTACACTGGTGACCGGCAAGGTAAAAGTAATATCGCCGGACGGCAAGGATGTGGTGCTTTCTCCCTCGCAGCAGGCCATCCTGTCCAGGGAAAATGGGCAGTTGAAGGTAGAAGAGGCGAATGTAGACAAGGTGATTGCCTGGAAAGGAGGGATGTTTGAGTTTGATGATGATGACATATCAGCCGTTATGCGGCAACTGTCACGCTGGTACGACGTGGAGGTGAAATTCTCCGGCCCTGTGCCCAATAAACATTACACGGGCTCCATCCGTAAGTTGTCCACGTTATCGCAGGCTTTGCGCATTTTAAAAACTGCGGGAATCAGGTTTAGCATTGAAGGCAGGCAGATCATAGTAGAAGCGCAGCAGTAA
- a CDS encoding RNA polymerase sigma factor encodes MQPTPSHEQLNAGAGMQEGAADVQLWNRVRLHEQEALVTLYERLYFYLLNYGARTCGDVERTRDAINDVFLELWDRRLKLPDVSNVKSYLLTYLRRKIFANMKEEQMSSEAAGRLSETSDAYEFSYEDCIVALQASDEVKAKIKRAMALLTPRQKELVQLRFFDGLSMEDTGKRAGISTKTAYNTLAAALKTLSAGLMAALFYYWLMR; translated from the coding sequence GTGCAACCAACACCATCCCACGAACAATTGAATGCCGGCGCCGGTATGCAGGAAGGGGCCGCTGACGTGCAACTTTGGAATCGTGTGCGCCTGCATGAGCAGGAAGCTCTGGTAACGCTTTACGAACGGCTGTATTTTTATCTGTTGAATTATGGAGCCCGCACCTGCGGTGACGTGGAGCGTACGCGCGATGCGATCAACGATGTATTCCTGGAGCTGTGGGACCGCCGGCTCAAGCTCCCGGACGTTTCCAATGTAAAATCATATCTCCTCACTTACCTGCGCCGTAAAATCTTCGCCAATATGAAGGAAGAACAGATGAGCAGCGAAGCTGCCGGCCGCCTGTCGGAAACATCGGATGCCTATGAATTTTCCTACGAAGATTGCATTGTCGCCCTTCAGGCTTCCGATGAGGTAAAGGCGAAAATAAAGCGCGCCATGGCCCTGCTGACCCCCCGTCAGAAGGAGCTTGTGCAGCTGCGTTTTTTTGACGGCCTCAGTATGGAAGATACCGGCAAAAGGGCCGGGATCTCTACCAAAACGGCTTACAACACACTGGCAGCCGCCCTGAAAACCCTGTCTGCCGGACTAATGGCGGCTTTATTTTATTACTGGCTGATGCGCTGA